From one Triticum aestivum cultivar Chinese Spring chromosome 4B, IWGSC CS RefSeq v2.1, whole genome shotgun sequence genomic stretch:
- the LOC123091332 gene encoding probable magnesium transporter NIPA4, with amino-acid sequence MAAPSSSAGFGGMSSDNAKGLALAVSSSAFIGASFIVKKMGLRRAADSGVRAGYGGYSYLVEPLWWIGMISMIVGEIANFAAYAFAPAILVTPLGALSIIISAALAHSILQEKLHTFGILGCVLCVVGSITIALHAPQERDIDSVREVWDLATEPAFLSYASIVVVAALVLIYFVVPQHGQTNIMVYIGVCSLLGSLTVMSVKALGIALKLTFSGVNQLFYPQTWAFALIVATCVSTQINYLNKALDTFNTAVVSPIYYVMFTSLTIIASVIMFKDWDRQNPTQIVTEMCGFVTILSGTFLLHKTKDMNDSTGPTLSTRRSKHASQTAFAIEVLPLKYQDCVDDETLPLSLPKADNHYLMQELPLRYKDLNIA; translated from the exons ATGGCGGCGCCCTCCTCTTCAGCCGGGTTCGGGGGCATGTCGTCGGACAACGCCAAGGGCCTGGCCCTCGCGGTGTCGTCCAGCGCCTTCATCGGCGCCAGCTTCATCGTCAAGAAGATGGGGCTCAGGAGGGCCGCAGATTCCGGCGTCCGCGCAG GTTATGGAGGGTATTCTTACTTAGTGGAGCCACTTTGGTGGATAGGCATGATTTCTA TGATTGTTGGCGAAATAGCTAATTTTGCTGCTTATGCATTTGCTCCTGCTATTCTTGTCACTCCTCTTGGAGCACTCAGTATAATCATCAG TGCTGCACTTGCTCATTCCATTCTACAGGAGAAACTGCACACCTTTGGTATACTTGGTTGTGTTCTTTGTGTAGTCGGATCGATCACAATTGCACTCCATGCTCCACAAGAGCGTGATATTGATTCTGTAAGGGAAGTTTGGGATCTTGCAACTGAGCCAG CTTTTCTTTCATATGCGTCTATAGTAGTGGTGGCAGCCTTGGTTCTTATATATTTTGTTGTCCCTCAACATGGACAAACAAACATCATGGTGTACATTGGAGTCTGTTCTCTTCTAGGATCTCTCACC GTTATGAGTGTAAAGGCTCTCGGAATTGCATTGAAGTTAACATTCTCAGGAGTGAACCAATTATTCTATCCTCAGACCTGGGCTTTTGCTCTAATTGTTGCTACCTGCGTAAGCACCCAGATAAACTATCTGAACAAG GCACTGGACACCTTTAATACAGCAGTTGTTTCACCAATATATTACGTGATGTTTACCTCGCTAACAATTATAGCCAGTGTGATAATGTTCAAG GATTGGGATCGGCAAAATCCAACCCAGATTGTCACGGAAATGTGTGGTTTTGTGACCATCCTTTCTGGAACATTTCTCCTTCACAAGACGAAGGACATGAATGACA GTACTGGGCCGACTTTGTCTACACGACGCTCAAAGCATGCTAGTCAGACTGCATTTGCCATCGAGGTTCTTCCACTGAAATATCAAGATTGTGTGGATGACGAGACCTTGCCATTATCACTTCCCAAGGCTGATAATCACTACCTAATGCAAGAGCTTCCTCTTAGATACAAAGACTTGAATATCGCCTGA